A single region of the Rhipicephalus microplus isolate Deutch F79 chromosome 10, USDA_Rmic, whole genome shotgun sequence genome encodes:
- the LOC119180834 gene encoding uncharacterized protein LOC119180834 encodes MTRKSRTVALCCLANFVNAADRVLMPIAIVPMSEQYRWSLLWQGWILSAFAVGYITSQLVGSAAPSRYGGRTVMAGAVLLWSASTLVTPLVASSLPLLLLCRALLGLGEGLGLPCMFHVVGQAAPVPEERTRAVARVLAAGAAGQTAAALVCPHLEWHRAFYVLGALGIVWTAVWMVLHRDEPSQLKEPTKVNTVSSPHWLELISHWPLWAIYIAHFAMNWSSYTIMQWLPTYLVRALYARPGHLSLAALPYICNSLCGLLTARAAELAGRQWSVLSVHRLATSCLGLLGPGICLLAFSAVGSLPLALFFVSCAMGLLACNSAGHLANHADVAPTHAALTFSVSNTLATIPGILCGPLTAELVTQSHGRWFPVFVLAAAVNFVGAVVYGSQSSASQVL; translated from the exons ATGACGCGGAAGTCGAGAACTGTCGCTCTGTGCTGCCTCGCGAACTTCGTGAATGCGGCGGATCGCGTCCTCATGCCAATTGCCATCGTGCCCATGAGCGAGCAGTACCGCTGGAGCCTTCTGTGGCAAGGATGGATACTGAGCGCTTTCGCCGTCGGGTACATCACTAGTCAG TTGGTGGGCTCTGCTGCACCGTCGCGCTACGGTGGCCGCACTGTCATGGCGGGCGCCGTGTTGCTTTGGTCGGCATCGACGCTCGTGACGCCCCTGGTAGCCTCGTCACTTCCACTGCTGTTGCTTTGTCGTGCGCTGTTGGGATTGGGTGAGGGCCTCGGGCTGCCCTGCATGTTTCACGTGGTGGGACAGGCGGCACCAGTGCCTGAGGAACGGACTCGTGCCGTGGCCCGTGTGCTGGCCGCGGGTGCTGCGGGACAGACCGCTGCAGCGCTGGTGTGTCCCCACCTAGAGTGGCACCGTGCCTTCTATGTCCTTGGTGCTCTGGGCATTGTGTGGACAGCTGTGTGGATGGTGCTCCATAGGGACGAGCCATCGCAGCTCAAGGAGCCTACAAAAGTGAACACAG TGTCATCTCCGCACTGGCTGGAACTGATCAGCCACTGGCCTCTGTGGGCCATCTATATCGCCCACTTCGCCATGAACTGGTCTAGCTACACGATCATGCAGTGGCTTCCCACGTACCTGGTGCGCGCCCTGTATGCCCGGCCAGGCCACCTCAGTCTGGCAGCGCTGCCCTACATCTGCAATTCCTTGTGCGGTCTGCTGACGGCCCGAGCAGCCGAACTAGCGGGCCGACAGTGGAGTGTCCTGTCCGTACACAGGCTGGCCACTTCCTGTCTTGGCCTGCTCGGGCCCGGAATATGCCTACTTGCGTTCTCAGCTGTGGGCAGCCTGCCGTTGGCGCTGTTTTTTGTGTCCTGCGCCATGGGCCTTCTAGCGTGCAATTCGGCGGGTCACCTTGCCAACCACGCTGACGTGGCGCCGACTCACGCAGCTCTCACGTTCAGCGTCAGCAATACACTG GCAACCATTCCTGGTATCCTGTGCGGGCCGCTGACGGCGGAGCTTGTGACGCAGTCGCACGGGCGGTGGTTCCCCGTGTTTGTACTGGCCGCTGCCGTCAACTTTGTCGGCGCTGTGGTTTACGGAAGCCAGAGCTCTGCCAGCCAAGTGTTGTGA
- the LOC119180884 gene encoding PAT complex subunit Asterix produces MHSGNNGNDPRRTDRIIRYKPPAAGTPGDDPTPDYMNVLSMIFSMCGLMLKLKWCAWVALYCSSISFANSRINDDTKQILSSFMLSISAVVMTYLQNPQPMTMPWSS; encoded by the exons ATGCATTCCGGCAACAACGGCAACGATCCACGTCGTACAGACAGAATTATCAG GTACAAGCCTCCCGCAGCCGGCACACCCGGAGATGACCCCACGCCTGATTACATGAACGTCCTGTCCATGATATTCAGCATGTGTGGTCTCATGCTCAAG CTCAAGTGGTGTGCCTGGGTGGCCTTGTACTGTTCCAGCATCAGCTTTGCCAACTCAAGGATAAACGACGACACCAAGCAGATACTGAGCAGCTTCAT GCTGTCGATTTCTGCCGTCGTCATGACGTACCTGCAAAACCCTCAGCCCATGACCATGCCGTGGTCGTCGTGA
- the Exo70 gene encoding exocyst complex component 7 yields MDGVQLKVARQVENIKLFQEALAKSSQLSKGMCAILSSFDERLMKLERTILPVYHETGNLQRRQENIERTLAQLEEVVQLYGVSQMAKPKISQGPSDQNLDSFLEAMEQVEKARDYFEQNSPHNIEANLLEQLFNEGVAGLQAEFEALLVRHSRPVAPIAILDLIEAECPQSSTPPANAAAALEPLPAAVVNDLSRISTWLRKRNLSEHLDAYATQRSRVLVRSMQALREHHKTGSASSGTLPPQPSSSPQLGANRKSRVPRRLHDALMRGLKRATDVAGLQETTSRDELLDQEVEAYLTTLTALCRLMQAEDELLCKVLGPDPPLHLERVVLAALEAVTQEGEALAGRVKRCVARHDFVSVLCLFPVLQHVRALRKDYESLLSGPTSGRAAAARLPGLAVTLQTTLNKALEELVDSVKGDPEGKMPRDGTVHELTSNVMVVLEQLLGFVEAAGAVLAVWDLASFSQSRDPNRAALAQYVTRVLSVLNLTLHNKSARYEDQALQAVFRLNNLHYVLRALVRSGLLEVVQMYEPSLGKQYEEQIRDQKRLYSQSWSRVLHYVLEVDRPLSTSAVAAGGAKLRDKDRQTIKDKFTGFNRELEELYRVQKAYAVPDVELRESLKRDNKEFVLPKYKMFYDKYVSVPFTKNPDKYLKYTPLQVSNLIDQFFDAAA; encoded by the exons ATGGACGGGGTCCAGCTAAAGGTGGCTCGCCAGGTGGAGAACATCAAGCTATTCCAGGAGGCGCTCGCCAAGAGCAGTCAGCTGAGCAAGGGCATGTGCGCCATCCTGTCGTCGTTCGACGAGCGCCTCATGAAGCTGGAGCGCACCATCCTGCCCGTGTACCACGAGACGGGGAACTTGCAGAGGCGCCAGGAGAACATCGAGCGCACGCTGGCCCAACTCGAAGAG GTGGTGCAGCTCTATGGGGTGTCCCAGATGGCCAAGCCCAAAATCAGTCAAGGTCCCAGTGACCAGAACCTGGACAGCTTCCTTGAGGCCATGGAGCAAGTGGAAAAGGCGCGAGACTACTTCGAACAGAACAGTCCGCACAACATTGAGGCCAACCTGCTCGAGCAGCTCTTCAACGAGGGTGTTGCGGGATTGCAG GCCGAGTTCGAGGCCTTGCTGGTGCGGCACAGTCGCCCAGTCGCACCCATCGCCATTTTGGATCTCATAGAGGCAGAGTGTCCACAGTCCTCCACACCTCCCGCAAATGCCGCCGCTGCGCTGGAGCCTCTTCCAGCAGCTGTGGTGAACGACCTGTCTCGCATCTCCACCTGGCTCCGCAAGCGGAACCTCTCGGAGCACCTGGATGCGTATGCGACTCAGCGCTCGCGCGTTCTCGTGCGTTCCATGCAAGCCCTACGCGAGCACCATAAGACCGGTTCTGCAAGCAGTGGCACGCTCCCGCCGCAGCCCTCGTCGTCACCGCAGCTAGGCGCGAACCGCAAGAGCCGCGTGCCACGCCGCCTCCACGATGCCTTAATGCGAGGCCTGAAGCGTGCGACGGATGTTGCGGGCCTCCAGGAGACGACGTCGCGCGACGAGCTTCTAGACCAGGAGGTCGAGGCGTACCTCACAACGCTGACGGCGCTGTGTCGCCTTATGCAGGCCGAGGACGAGCTCCTGTGCAAGGTCCTGGGTCCGGACCCACCGCTGCACCTGGAACGCGTCGTCCTGGCTGCACTGGAAGCGGTCACCCAGGAAGGCGAAGCCCTCGCCGGACGCGTCAAACGTTGTGTCGCCCGGCACGACTTCGTCAGCGTCCTCTGCCTCTTCCCAGTCCTCCAGCACGTGCGGGCGCTTCGCAAAGACTATGAGTCGCTGTTGTCCGGGCCGACCTCAGGCCGTGCAGCGGCTGCACGGCTACCTGGTCTAGCTGTCACCCTCCAGACAACGCTGAACAAGGCACTGGAAGAGCTCGTCGACAGCGTCAAAGGAGACCCAGAGGGCAAGATGCCGCGAGACGGCACCGTGCACGAGCTCACCAGCAACGTAATGGTGGTGCTTGAACAGTTACTGGGCTTCGTCGAGGCTGCCGGGGCCGTGCTGGCCGTCTGGGACCTCGCATCGTTCAGTCAAAGCCGGGATCCTAACCGTGCTGCCCTGGCGCAGTACGTGACCAGAGTTCTGTCGGTGCTTAACCTGACGCTGCACAACAAGAGCGCGCGGTACGAAGACCAAGCCCTACAGGCTGTCTTTAGGCTGAACAATCTACACTATGTTCTGAGGGCTCTCGTGCGGTCGGGTCTTTTGGAGGTCGTCCAAATGTACGAGCCCTCTCTGGGAAAGCAGTACGAGGAGCAGATCAGGGACCAGAAGCGGCTCTACTCCCAAAGCTGGAGTCGCGTCCTCCACTATGTCCTCGAGGTGGACCGACCGCTGTCCACGTCCGCCGTTGCGGCGGGTGGTGCCAAACTGAGAGACAAGGACCGGCAGACCATCAAGGACAAGTTCACTGGATTCAACCGCGAGCTGGAGGAGCTGTACCGCGTGCAGAAGGCATACGCCGTACCTGACGTCGAACTTCGAGAGAGCCTGAAGCGCGACAACAAGGAGTTCGTGCTGCCCAAGTACAAGATGTTCTATGACAAGTACGTTTCAGTACCCTTTACCAAGAACCCGGACAAGTACCTCAAATACACGCCACTCCAGGTGTCCAACCTGATTGACCAGTTCTTTGATGCGGCTGCGTGA